Sequence from the Streptomyces sp. R33 genome:
GCATCCTCTACCTCACCGACGTGACCGTGGACACCGCGCCCACCTACGTCGTCGACCGCGCCGCACACCTCGGGCTTCCCCTGCTGACCGACGCGGGCAAGGGCTCGTACGACAAGGCGGAGTATCCCGGACTGTACGAGCAGGAGCGGCCCGTGGAGGCCGAGGCCGGCTCGCTCCTGCTGTTCGTCGGCGACATCGTCCACCGGGGGTCGGCCTACCACGAACGGCTCGGACGGCGGCTCGCACTCTTCTTCAACATGCACGGTGCGCAGGCTCGTTGGACGGACAAGCACCTGTGGTCAATGCGGCCGGCCCACCCGAACTGGAACACCCTGCACGAGCTCATGGTCGAACTGGACCCGCGCCAGCGCCACCTCCTGGGCTTCCCGCCCCCCGGGGACGACTACTGGACCGACGAGACGATCGGGCACCTGGAGCGGATGTACCCCGGGATCGACTCCAAGCCCTACCTGCCGCCGACCCCGGCCCAGGTCCCGGCCCAGGTCCCGGCTCAGGTCCCGGCACCGGTCGTCCCGTGACGACGGAGCGGTCCGGGTACGCGGGACTGGCCGTCGACGGGCTGCGCTACCTCGGAGAGGTACTGGAACTGGGGCGCGGCTTCGACGCGGCGGCCGAGGAGTCCGTCCGCACCCTCTTCGACGGCTGGGGCCACCGGGTCTCGCGGGACACCGACGGCGGCGGGACCAGGCAGGACGCCGTGTCGACCGCCCCGTTCGAGTACTCGCTGGTGCTGCGGGAGGACCGCGTCGACGTACGGCTGTTCTTCCGGCCGCTCCCCGAGCGGGGACCGGCCACGGCGGACGGGAGCTGGGAACGCGGCGGGCGGACGCTGGCCGAGCTGGAACGCCGGGGCGTCGCGCGCCTGGAGCGGACACGGGAGGTCGCCGATCTGTTCCGGCCGCGCAGCGAGCGGGCGGCGTTCGGGATGTGTCTGGCGGCTTCGGTCCGCGCCTCGGGCATCGCCCGCCCCAAGGTGTACTTCGACACGCTGGCGGCGGGCACCGAACAGAGCCGGCAGATGGTCGGGACCGCGCTCGACCGGCTCGGCCAGGGCGGGGCGTGGAGCTGGCTGCGGCGCCACGACCCACAGGGCATCGCGCACCTGATGCCGGCCTTCTTCGCGCTCGACGTGGACGAGTCTCCGCACGCCCGGATCAAGTTCTACACCACGGTCGCGGAACGCTCGACGGCCGAACTCGAAGCACGGCTGGCCCCTTTGGGCCACGGTGCAGCGGCTGCCGCGGCCGGCCTGGTCGCGGACGCCGCCCCGCAGGGCGGGGCGGCGCTGGACACGCCGGGGGTGCGCCCGACCCTGTGCTGGAGCATGACCTCGCGCGACGGGACACGGCCGGACGACGCCACGCTGTACCTGCCGTTCAACCTGTACGCCCCGCAGCAGCAGGAGACCCACAGGCGGCTGCGCAGGAGGCTCAACCCCGTGCTCCTGGCCCGGGTGGGGCGGCTGGTGAGCGACCACGCCGCGGCCGTGGACGGGCGGGCGAACCCGTTCCACTGGGCGGCGGCCAAGCTGCTCCACGGCGGAGGGGCCCTCACCCTCTACACCTCGGCCGCGGCGGTGGAGGCGGCCCGGACGGCCCGGACCCCGGCGCGCCCCCGCCCCGACACCCTTCCGGTCGCGACGTAGCCCTGCTGGGCGAGGCCACCGGGTCCCTGTGGTCGACAGCGTCGTGGCGCGTTTCGCCACTCCCCCGGGAGGCCGCGGTGGGCGTGGGCCCCGCGCCCGGCAGCGCGCGGGCCCCGCCGTACGTGAGGCGGGTGCCGGGAGCTCTGGCCTGCATGGGGTGAATCGTCATTTAAGATTCAAGGCGGCCGCGGGGCTGCGGCTCGTCGCTGTGCGTGGCGACTGCGGAACGGCAGGCCGACCGGTCGAGGGGGGCGGCCCGTGCCAGAGCCCTGGTCCGGACGGGGACCACCACATGACGCTGATCATGAAGATCCCGGGAAGTCGCGTGACCACCGGCGTGCGTCTCAGTGGTGTGGGGCACCCAGCCCACCCGCCCACGAACAGAAGACCGCCAGGGAGAAGTGAGGTATGCCAGTGATCTGCGTCGGAGGCATGATCGGCATCGGCAAGACGAGTGTGGCCGAACTGCTCGCCAAGGAGCTGGGCAGCGAAGTCTTCTACGAGAGCGTGGAAGACAACCCGATCCTGCCGCTCTTCTACACGGCGAGCCCCGAGGAGATCCAGGCCAAGCGCTACCCCTTCCTGCTCCAGCTGTACTTCCTGCAGACGAGGTTCGCCTCGATCAAGGACGCGTACAAGCAGGGCGACAACGTCCTCGACCGGTCCATCTACGAGGACTGGTACTTCGCCAAGGTCAA
This genomic interval carries:
- a CDS encoding phytanoyl-CoA dioxygenase family protein, with the protein product MDTKRTVEQLASRGYALVPGFVTGEALARAQAAIDTYFPDPEASGSTPEEVNALKHAVPFPFTSNDLNRHALDTRVIDVVEELLGTDDLRLTSSFIQAKYGTAYGESRDQTLHNDAWAASSLVHPRADGVYQRVYGILYLTDVTVDTAPTYVVDRAAHLGLPLLTDAGKGSYDKAEYPGLYEQERPVEAEAGSLLLFVGDIVHRGSAYHERLGRRLALFFNMHGAQARWTDKHLWSMRPAHPNWNTLHELMVELDPRQRHLLGFPPPGDDYWTDETIGHLERMYPGIDSKPYLPPTPAQVPAQVPAQVPAPVVP